Genomic segment of Mercurialis annua linkage group LG6, ddMerAnnu1.2, whole genome shotgun sequence:
TCCCTCTGATATCTGAAATCTGCCACCCAATAGCCAAGATACGTCCCTTGACTACATCAATGACCCTCTGCTCTTGCTTCTTGGTGAGCTTGTTGCTGATGATAATTGGCAAAGTGCCATCAGTTCCCAAGAAAGCATATCGCAAATGTGCAGGCAAAGTCTTGAGCTCCACTTTTGGTGGCTTCTCTGAAGAGGGAGGAGTGATATGCTTGCTCTTCAACAGTGGTTCGAGGACTGGTTCCTCTAAGTACTCCTCCCTTTCAGCATCTTCCTCTTTATTCGGCATAGACTGCATGATGGCATTGTTTTCTGCTAATTGTTCTTCTACTAACTCATCCACCATGTCTACCCGCATACATTCATCTCCAGAATTGGGATGGCGTGTGATCTTTCTCATGTCAAACTCAACGCTCTCATCCCCAATTCTCAGAGTCAGCTTGCCATCATGAACATCGATAAGAGCTCTGCCAGTGTTCATGAATGGTCACCCCAATATCATCGGGCACTCCTTGTCCGCTGCGTAGTCAAGGACAACAAAATCCACAGGGAATATGAATTTGTTGACCTTCACTAGGACATCCTCCACAATCCCATGTGGCTTTTTCAGAGAGTGATCCGCTAGCTGCAACATCATCGGCGTGGCCTGTAcctgttgatcaccaaacatactacgaaaaagggataagagcatcaaattaatactagCACCTAAATCGCAGAGGCAATTGACAGATTGCATATTACCGATAGTTCAAGGGATAGtgaaactccctggatccttaagTTTGGTCGGTAGACTGCTCAATATGATTGAGCTGCAGTTTTCTGTCATTGGTACTGGTCCCTCCGCATCCCAACTCCgcttgttggtgatgatctccTTAAGAAACTTTGCATAGTGCGACATCTCTCTCAATGCGTCTGCCTGACTGATGTTAATCTATAGCTTCTTGaaagtttcaagaaatttgtGAAACTTCCAAGTGTCCTGCGGCTTCTTCACTCTGAGTGGGAATGGCACCTTTGGCACAAAaggaggtggtggaggtggtttAGCAACTACCTTTTCAGGCTCGTCACCCTCACCCTCACACTGTTCCTTTTCCGCCTCAACTGTAGCACGTCCTGCATATGGATCATCCAGTGATTTCCCACTTCTCAACTCAATAGCCTTGAGATGCTCTCTGGGGTTTTCCTCagtagtggatggtaaaccccccTGACTTCTACTTTGCAGTGCTTTAGCCATCTGCTGATTTTGCACCTCAAGGTTATGAATTGTGGCAGcatgatttttaaatgtttgctgcGTCTCGGCATCCTTattcatcatcatctccatcaaTTTATCAAACTTGCTGTGGAGAGACTCGCCTTGCTCTCTTTGTTGGAAGCCAGGAGGATGCTGCGGTCGGTTGTTCTGATGCTGGAAATTCCCCTGATTCTGAAAGTTCCCTTGATTCTGGTAGTTGCCCTGATTGTGTTGTGGCCTCTGTTCGCCCTGAAAGCTCGGACCTTCCTGATTGTTGGCATTACCCCCATTGTCCTTCCATGAGAAATTCGGGTGATTCCTCCATCCTGGGTTGTAAGTGGAGGCGTATGGATCATTGCCCTGTCTTTGCCCTCCCACAAAATTGACTTGTTCATTGTTAGGCTGACCCCATACAGAACATTCATTCGACATGTGACCATGCTCCCCACGTACCTCGCAGTTACTCTGAATGGCAGCTACACTGTTAATATTAACTCCTGCAGCCTGCCGTGTAAGAAAATCCACTTGATTTTGCAGTGCTGCAGTCTTTGATTTTAAAGCCTCCATTGCAGAATCAACAGTAACTGCCATAACTCCTCTCTGCGCAGGGGCCTTCGCCCTTTCAGATGGCCAAAAACAGCCATTTACTGCCATCTCGTTTAACAGATCGAATGCTTCATCCCCCGTTTTTCTCATCAGAAACCCTCCTGCGCCTGCGTCAATAGTGCTTCTCCCCAGTTCAGTTGCTCcattataaaaggtttggatcaGATTCTCCCGAGTGATGTTATGATGCGGAACTTGCCTCTGCATCTCCTTATAGCGCTCCCATGCTTCATGAACTGATTCCCCATCAAGTTGCTGATAGAGCATAATATCCCTTGTCAGCTTTGCAGTCTTTGCCATGGAGAAATACTTGTGCAAGAAAGCTTTCGCCAAATCTGACCAAGTGTTAATGCCTGCGCTAGGTAGAGCGTGAAGCCATTGTTTCGCCTTATCCCTCAGAGAAAATGGGAACAGGCGTAACCACACTTCGTCGTCAGTCATGTTGTCCATCTTGAATGTGCTACATACTTCCAAGAAGTTTGCAAGATGTGCGTTGGGATCTTCCCTAGGTAGCCCATAGAACTAGCAGTTATCCTTCAACAGCTGAATGACACTCGTTTTGATCTCATAATGGGTAGTTGGCACAGGATGTGCAAAATAGCCATGGGTGCTGTTTCCCACATTCGGCTGAAATATCTCCATCAGTGTTTTCACTCGAGGCCCTTCATTGTTCTGTCCTTGTGCATTCTGCGGATTCTGCGGGATCACTCGGTTATCACCCGCATTGTTGAATCCAGGAGGAGCATCATTTTCGTTCTCCATATTAAGATTTCTTTGAGTTGAGTGTGTTTCTTTTCTAACACTGCGCTCAAAGGTAGTGAGGTCTTG
This window contains:
- the LOC126687554 gene encoding uncharacterized protein LOC126687554 codes for the protein MDNMTDDEVWLRLFPFSLRDKAKQWLHALPSAGINTWSDLAKAFLHKYFSMAKTAKLTRDIMLYQQLDGESVHEAWERYKEMQRQVPHHNITRENLIQTFYNGATELGRSTIDAGAGGFLMRKTGDEAFDLLNEMAVNGCFWPSERAKAPAQRGVMAVTVDSAMEALKSKTAALQNQVDFLTRQAAGVNINSVAAIQSNCEVRGEHGHMSNECSVWGQPNNEQVNFVGGQRQGNDPYASTYNPGWRNHPNFSWKDNGGNANNQEGPSFQGEQRPQHNQGNYQNQGNFQNQGNFQHQNNRPQHPPGFQQREQGESLHSKFDKLMEMMMNKDAETQQTFKNHAATIHNLEVQNQQMAKALQSRSQGGLPSTTEENPREHLKAIELRSGKSLDDPYAGRATVEAEKEQCEGEGDEPEKVVAKPPPPPPFVPKVPFPLRVKKPQDTWKFHKFLETFKKL